A genomic segment from Equus przewalskii isolate Varuska chromosome X, EquPr2, whole genome shotgun sequence encodes:
- the LOC103544083 gene encoding melanoma-associated antigen B1-like, producing MPRGQKSKLRAREKRRQARSETQGPGSAQATAAEVEESCSSPVSEGTPSSPPAAGTAQEPQGAPATSSPAAGVSRPRSHVGAKSQVVESENSSQASASTESSRKALLTRKAEMLVQFLLYKYKMKEPIKQAHMLKVVNKRYREDFPEILKRASERIELIFGLELKEVKPNSQSYTLVSKLDLSNDGSLSSGWGFPKNGLLMPLLGVIFLNGNRTSEEKIWEFLNMLGVYDGMNHFIFGEPRKLITQDLVQEKYLEYRQMPDSDPPCYEFLWGPRAHAETSKMEVLEFLAKVNDTVPSAFLSHYEEALRDEEERAQARAAARAATPATASARSRATSSRYSDP from the coding sequence ATGCCTCGAGGTCAGAAGAGTAAGCTCCGTGCCCGTGAGAAACGCCGCCAGGCCCGGAGTGAGACCCAGGGTCCTGGGAGTGCtcaggccactgcagcagaggTCGAAGAGTCCTGCTCCTCTCCTGTTTCTGAGGGTACTCCCTCAAGCCCCCCTGCTGCTGGCACTGCTCAGGAGCCTCAGGGAGCCCCAGCCACTAGCTCTCCTGCTGCAGGTGTCTCACGCCCAAGATCTCACGTAGGTGCCAAGAGCCAAGTTGTGGAAAGTGAAAATTCCTCCCAGGCCTCAGCCTCCACTGAGAGTTCTCGCAAAGCTCTTCTAACCAGGAAGGCAGAGATGTTGGTGCAGTTCCTGCTGTATAAGTATAAAATGAAGGAGCCTATTAAGCAGGCACACATGCTGAAAGTTGTCAACAAAAGATACAGGGAGGATTTCCCTGAGATCCTCAAGAGAGCCTCTGAGCGCATAGAGCTGATCTTTGGCCTAGAATTGAAGGAAGTCAAGCCGAATAGTCAGTCCTATACTCTTGTCAGCAAGCTAGACCTCAGCAACGATGGAAGTCTGAGCAGTGGCTGGGGATTTCCTAAGAATGGGCTTCTGATGCCTCTCCTGGGTGTGATCTTCTTGAATGGCAACCGCACCTCGGAAGAGAAGATCTGGGAATTCCTGAATATGCTGGGTGTCTATGATGGAATGAATCACTTCATCTTCGGGGAGCCCAGGAAGCTCATCACCCAAGATTTGGTGCAGGAAAAGTATCTGGAGTATCGTCAGATGCCCGACAGTGATCCTCCATGCTACGAATTCCTGTGGGGTCCAAGAGCCCATGCTGAAACCAGCAAGATGGAAGTCCTAGAGTTTTTAGCCAAAGTCAATGATACGGTTCCCAGTGCCTTTCTATCCCATTATGAAGAAGctttgagagatgaggaagagagggCCCAAGCCAGAGCTGCAGCCAGAGCTGCCACTCCTGCCACGGCCAGTGCACGTTCCAGGGCCACATCCAGCCGCTACTCTGACCCCTAG